AGTAATACCGGCAACTATCCCGTAAGAAAGCCCAAGCCCCCCAAGGCCAACTACAAAGCTTCCAAAGGCAAAGGTACAAATTAAAACCACTGCCATCACAAATAACGTTTTCATAAAATCCCCCCTTTTTTGTCAAAAGATTATATATCTATTCAGAGGGGATTTTTAAGGATTTTAAAGAGTCTTTTTAGCTTATAGGTTATTTTGATCCGGTGGTGAACTTTTGCCTTTTCATTTTCCTGGCTTCGAGCCACCTGATTACAGGGCATCTCAATTTCCAGTTTCGAAAAAATCGGGAAAATATCATTTGCTGGATTCTCCTTTTCTATACATGTTTTTAAGCACTTTTTGTATAAAAGGCTCCTTTGCCTTTGTGTATTTTTCGCGCTCATTTGTATGTGCAATTGCTAATCTTTTCTTGAGTTTGCAGTATTCTCTGGCAAGATCTGTATGTGTGCGGAGGAAATCTCTGAAAAATATGTGGCTTTTCCAGAAATCCCTATCGAATTCCACCATATGTATGTGAAATCCTTTCTTTTCAAAATATCTGCGCTCGGGCAATTCAGCCTCATATTCCGGAACATATGTATAATCGAGCTTTTCAAGAGCTCTTATGTATTTCTTTGCATTGTCGAGGGACTCGATCCCTATCATTATATCTATTATTGGTTTGGCACAGAGGTTGGCGACAGAGGTGCTGCCGATGTGTTCGATACGAACCTCTGCTCCCAGAAGTGCTTTAATCCTTTTTTGCTCTAAAATGAAGGCTTCTGGCCAACGGCTGTCATATGGAACTATTATTATAGGATCCGTTTCAGACACAATGAGCTCCTTTTATGCTTTTCATTTCAGCAAAAGTGTGAGGATTTTGAATGGTTTATATTCCAGCTCGATTGTTGAATTAGTTGGTTGTATTTTTTCGATAGGTTCTTCAAGAATGTTGCACAACCACGCTTCTCTGAAATTATCTGGCAGTTCCAGCTGCATCTTTCCACGTTCACCCAGGGTTTCAGCAACCCTTATTACCATTCCACCTTCTTCACCGCCTTTAAAAGCAAGCAGTTTCACGTTTTTCGGCTCGATTTTCAAAAATGGCTTTGTAACCGGTGTCTTTCCCAACGCTGTTATAATGGGCCTGTTTAAAGCTTCTGCTTCCTGTTGAACAGGCATGAGGTCAGCCTCTATATGTGGATAAATTGCGTAGCTAAAGCTGTGAGCACCTTCATCGGCGAAGAAGTGGGGAAATACAGGTGAGCGCAATGGGGTCAATTCCATCACATTTCCACGGCAGGCATGACCGTATTTACCGTTGTTGAGGATACTCACCCCATACCCTCTTTCAGAGAGGTCCATCCAACGATGTGCGGGAACTTCAAAACGGGCTTTTTCAAAGTCTGTATTGTTGTGAGT
This Kosmotoga arenicorallina S304 DNA region includes the following protein-coding sequences:
- a CDS encoding GrpB family protein, which encodes MSETDPIIIVPYDSRWPEAFILEQKRIKALLGAEVRIEHIGSTSVANLCAKPIIDIMIGIESLDNAKKYIRALEKLDYTYVPEYEAELPERRYFEKKGFHIHMVEFDRDFWKSHIFFRDFLRTHTDLAREYCKLKKRLAIAHTNEREKYTKAKEPFIQKVLKNMYRKGESSK